The Flavobacterium sp. 140616W15 sequence TGGAAAAAATCTATTATTTCACATTACAAGATAAAAAAATTGCATTGAACCATTTTAACATCACCGATACAGCAATGCCTCAAATTATGGGATTCATCGAATATTTCGGTAATTCAAACAATATTAATGATGACATTTCTGGATATAACAGAATCGGAAAAAAAGTTTTTGATATGCTGAAATTACCCAAAAATGCTGTTTACAAAAACCTCATTATTATTCCCGATGGAATCCTTAATTTCTTACCATTTGAAGCTTTGATTACTCAGGAATCCAGCACAACAAATTTTGCCAAAATGCATTATTTACTCCATAATTTTAAAATTGCCTATAACACTTCAGCTAGTAATTATCTGAATTCAAAATCAGTTTCAAAATCAGAAAAAACTGTTTTAGGGATTTTCCCTGTTTTCGAAAAAACTGCTTATGAATTGACTTATTCGAAGAAAGAACTGGAATCAATTCAGAGCAATTTTAAAGGGAAATATCTAGAAAACTCAGATGCCATTTTTTCTAACTTTAAAAATAATGCAAACCAATATTCGATTTTACATTTGAGTACACATGCTTCTTCAGGCGATGTCGAAACTCCGGCAAGTATTAAATTTTACGATCAAGAAATCCTGTATTCAGAATTGTACAATCTTACACTCAATCCCGATTTAGTGGTTTTAAGTGCTTGCGAAACAGGAATCGGAAAATTATATAAAGGCGAAGGTGCTATGAGCATCGCAAGAGGTTTTCAGTTTGCCGGAGCTCAAAACCTGTTATTTTCGTTATGGAAAGTAAATGATTATACAACATCCATTTTTATGGCTGATTTTTATAAAAACATAAAAAACAATGTTCCGTATTTTGAAGCCAATGCCAATGCAAAGCTTGATTTTTTAAACAACAAATCGATTCCTAATGCCAAGAAATCTCCTTATTATTGGAGTTCTTTTGTTTATTATGGTTCGATTTCTCCCGAAGAGAAATCTTCAAATTATATGCTATACATCATTAGTTTTTTGGCTGTAATTGCTTTATTTTTGATATTCAATCAGTACCAAAAATGGAAAACCTTCACGATGTTCTCAAAAAGAGAAATACAAAAAAATAAAATTAAAAGTTACCAAAACACAACACCTTTTAATAAAAGCAAAAATCAATGGTGTTTCTGGTAATTTCATTCTAGATACTGGTGCATCTAATACTTGTGTAGGCTTTGAGAGTATTGAGCGTTTTGCATTGGGTGCTGAAGCTTCTAAAACTAAAGCCGCTGGTGCTGGTGCTACAGGAATGCTTACTCAAACAGCATCTAACAATATATTGCAAATTGGTTCTTGGAAAGATTTAGATTTTGCCTTAGTAATTTTTGACCTTTCGCACGTAAACGAAGCTTTACGACAATACAAAGCCAGACCTGTTCATGGAATTATAGGAGCAGATGTTTTACTTCAGGGCAAAGCGATTATCGACTATTATAATCATTATGTATATCTGCAATAAAAAGAGGCTAGTTTAAATACATAAACTAACACGAATTTCACTAATTATCACTAATTCGTTCGTCGAAATAATTTCGCAAACTAATTAAACTAACAGGAAAGTCACAATACTTTACCGAATGAATCTCTCGCCAAGTCGCAAAAGCGCAAAGAAATCATACCAAAACATCGCCTTTGATAACAGAAACTCATTTATTTTCAAAAACCACATAACTACAGATACATATGTAATTAAAATTCAGTTTTTTAAGTATATTTGTTTCAGAATTTAACAAACCGATACGTATGAAAAAAACTTTACTCTATCTATTCTTTTTACTTACATCCTTTAGCTTTTATGCACAAATCAGTCCTATTGTGCATTGCGATGGAAATACTTTATTTGATTTAACCAGTCGAGAACCAGAAATAATTGGAGATTTAAAACCCGCCGAAACTACAATTAGTTATCACCTTAATAGCTATGATGCCAGTAGGGGCGCTTATGCAATTCCAATCCCAACTTCGTTTGAAAGTACAGGTTCATCAACTAGTGTTTATGCCCGAATTAATAACAAAGGAAATGTTACTGTAAAATCTTTCCTTTTAAACGTTAGCCGTTCTCCTCTTATCTTAAATGCTACCATTAAACATTCCGGATGTTACAAATCATTAATAACCTTAAATGCTTCAGGTGGCACCTTTCCATATCAGTATTCAAAAGACGGAGTTACCTATCAAATCGAGAACTATTTTTATAATATGATCCCAGGGGCTTATACAGTATATACCAAAGACTCAAATGGCTGCACAAATTCAATAATTATAGTTGTACAAGATATAACGATTCCCCCTTTAGAAGCGATAACATTAAATACTATGGTTAGATGTAATGGTGATTCCAACGCAGAAATAACGTCATTTGTATCTGGAGGAACTCCGCCTTATAGTTGTTATATTGAAGAGAAAATGGATGCTTTTGTGAGTGTATATGAAAATAGCTACACCATTCGTAATATACCTGCTGGCATGTACAGGGTAGTTATTAAAGACGCCATGGGATGTGCTGTAATGAACCCTATAGAAGTTCAGGAACCTAAAGCACTTACAGCTACTGTTGTAATTACAGACCAAACAATAACGGTTAATGCAACTGGCGGAACTGGCAAATACAGTTATTCTATAAATCACATGCCTTATCAGTCTGGTAATGTTTTCACAAATATATCTCCAGGAATATATGATGCTTATGTTATAGATGAAAATGGATGCATAGTATTAATTACTCAAAATATTGTAAATCCACCTTCACCTCTATTTGAGGGCAAAAAAGCAATTACTTTAAATCTTACTGCGGGACAAACTCTTGCAGATATTAATGTTTCTGGTACCGGTATTAAATGGTATAGTAATGCTACTTCGCCATCTGGAAAGACTAAAAAGTTAAACGAAACTTTTTTACCATTATCAACTGTATTAGTAGACAACACTACTTATTATGCTTCTCAAACTATTAATGATATTGAAAGTAAAGAAAGACTAGCGGTAACTGTAAAGCTTAATACGTTATCGAATCCTGATTTTGAATTTGGTAGTTTTAAATATCATCCTAATCCTGTAAAAAACATATTAAGTATCGAAAACTCATCGGTAATTGACGAAGTAACTCTATTCTCTGTTGCTGGAAAGGTCATTCTCGATAAAAAAATAAATAGTCTGCATTCAGATCTTGATTTATCACATGTAGCAATAGGAATTTATTTCCTTAAAGTAAAATCTGAAGGTCGCGAAAAAACGATAAAGATTGTAAAAGAATAAAAATATCAATCAGCATAAAAAAAGCCGTCATTTAATAAAAAATGACGGCTTTTCAATTGAAAATTATTATAAACTATAACTCTAATGCTTTCTTAGGATTGTTATCCATCAATAATTCAACTGGGTTTTCTAATGCTTCTTTAATAGCAACTAAGAATCCTACTGACTCACGACCATCGATAATTCTGTGGTCATAAGAAAGTGCCACATACATCATTGGGTGAATTTCTACTTTACCATTTACAGCAATCGGACGCTCAATAATATTGTGCATTCCTAAGATTCCTGAT is a genomic window containing:
- a CDS encoding T9SS type A sorting domain-containing protein; this translates as MKKTLLYLFFLLTSFSFYAQISPIVHCDGNTLFDLTSREPEIIGDLKPAETTISYHLNSYDASRGAYAIPIPTSFESTGSSTSVYARINNKGNVTVKSFLLNVSRSPLILNATIKHSGCYKSLITLNASGGTFPYQYSKDGVTYQIENYFYNMIPGAYTVYTKDSNGCTNSIIIVVQDITIPPLEAITLNTMVRCNGDSNAEITSFVSGGTPPYSCYIEEKMDAFVSVYENSYTIRNIPAGMYRVVIKDAMGCAVMNPIEVQEPKALTATVVITDQTITVNATGGTGKYSYSINHMPYQSGNVFTNISPGIYDAYVIDENGCIVLITQNIVNPPSPLFEGKKAITLNLTAGQTLADINVSGTGIKWYSNATSPSGKTKKLNETFLPLSTVLVDNTTYYASQTINDIESKERLAVTVKLNTLSNPDFEFGSFKYHPNPVKNILSIENSSVIDEVTLFSVAGKVILDKKINSLHSDLDLSHVAIGIYFLKVKSEGREKTIKIVKE